TTATTGCTCATCAAGGAATATGAAAAAAGTAGTACCAGAGAAAGTAACAGAACTGCAATTCCGACGTTCGTAAGCAATTCTGTTTCAATGCCTTTTCGTACACTTGCCATTATAAAGACCAGGTTAGATATTTTCGCATTCTTTTGAATCAGTTATTTCCATTTCTTAATCGCATCCTTCAATTCAACATGCGTCTTGGCGTACTCTTCCAAAGTTATTTCGCGCAAGCTGGCTTCAACCGCCTGGCGCATTGCGCGCGCTCCGGCAACAGTTCCTTTTGGATGCCCATGCACGCCGCCGCCTGCCTGTATTACAACATCAATGCCGAAAATTTTAATGATGTCGGGAATCTGAAGCGGAGAAAGCCCGCCAGATGCAACCGGAAGCGCCTTTTTAAGTTCGTCCATTTTAGAAGTCAAAGCATCGCAATTTGAAAGAACCTCCTCTTTTTCTTCAAACATCTTTCCGACAGCTGCGCCGACATGAAGCTGGTCGATTCCTGCAAGACGCGAGAATTTTGCAAGAACTTTCATCGAAATCCCATGCTTCGGGTTCTTTGTTATTGCAGCATGCCCTGCCCGGTGGCCGTGAAGAATTAATTTGAAATTTTCATTGCGCAGCGTTTGAAGTCCCGACCAGCCCACAGTCAAAACATCAACCATAGCATATTCGCCGCCGGCATCCTGCACGAGCTGCGCGCGCCGAAGCATTTCTTTTGTCTCTGCAGTTACGTTCACAAGATAGCATTTCTTTTCATTGGCCCGGATTTCAGCTTTGTCGCGTGCCTCAAGAGTTTTTGATAATCGTGTCTCAAATTCATTGAATTTCTGCGACGACAGGTTTTCGTCATCTTTTACAACATCGCATCCGCCGACCCACGCATCGTAAGCGACTTTTGCATGATCTTGTGAATTCAGCCCTATTTTCGGCTTCACAATTGTTCCGATAAGAGGCCTTTTTCTGACTGCAAGCGTTTTTCTTATCCCTTCGATTCCATAGGCAGGGCCTTTGAATGAAGAAATGAGCCCATCAGGAAATTCAATGTCAAGAAGTTTCAGGTTTTTTACAATCTTCATGCCGAAAACATTTCCGGCAACGCTTGAAAGAATGTTCGGGATGTTTCCGCCCTCGAAAAGCTCGTCAGGATATGCGATTTTTACAACGCCGCCCTTTATCGAGAAAACCTTTGCAGACAAGCGCTCGACATATTTCTTTGAAGTAGAAATGTCAG
This region of Nanoarchaeota archaeon genomic DNA includes:
- the rbcL gene encoding type III ribulose-bisphosphate carboxylase; protein product: MKYADYVNSKYKIKESDLVCTFFVEPNGVSMKEAAGGVAAESSIGTWTDISTSKKYVERLSAKVFSIKGGVVKIAYPDELFEGGNIPNILSSVAGNVFGMKIVKNLKLLDIEFPDGLISSFKGPAYGIEGIRKTLAVRKRPLIGTIVKPKIGLNSQDHAKVAYDAWVGGCDVVKDDENLSSQKFNEFETRLSKTLEARDKAEIRANEKKCYLVNVTAETKEMLRRAQLVQDAGGEYAMVDVLTVGWSGLQTLRNENFKLILHGHRAGHAAITKNPKHGISMKVLAKFSRLAGIDQLHVGAAVGKMFEEKEEVLSNCDALTSKMDELKKALPVASGGLSPLQIPDIIKIFGIDVVIQAGGGVHGHPKGTVAGARAMRQAVEASLREITLEEYAKTHVELKDAIKKWK